AAGAACGACTGCTTCGCTATTTCGGCAAGCACATCAAAAAGGAAGATGAAGAGAGATTCCGGAAGATCGAAGCGATCGTCGGCCAGCTCCGGGGTCTGTGGAAGAAGGTGCCGCGGATCGATGCCACTTCGGTCGCCGAGGCCCGGGGAACTCTGATGGGAACGGAAGGGACGGCCGGGCGTCTCTACTGGGACGGCGTCAAAGAGATCGTCGGCCATAAGGTCGAGTTCTTCGGCCGCGAGCATCGGGGCGCCCAGGATGCGGTCAACTCCCTGCTCAACTACGGCTATGGGATCCTGTACTCCCAGGTCTGGGGAGCGGTGCTCAACGCCGGGCTGGAGCCGTTCGCCGGGTTTCTCCACGTGGACCGGCCGGGGAAGCCGTCGTTGGTGCTCGATCTCGTCGAGGAGTTCAGGCAGCCCGTCGTCGACCGTAGCGTCATCGCGTGCGTCAATCTCGGCATGGACATCGGCATGAAGGACGGATTGCTGGACGCCGAAACGAGGCGGCGCATCGGCGAACGGATCATCGAACGGCTTTACACCGAAGAGCCGTATCGCGGCAAGCAATATCAGATTCGGTCGATCATCCAGATGCAGGCGAGAAGGC
The sequence above is a segment of the Candidatus Zixiibacteriota bacterium genome. Coding sequences within it:
- the cas1 gene encoding CRISPR-associated endonuclease Cas1, whose amino-acid sequence is MADETSYEVPTSPEPERYLPAQYNLFTGAAEVLPIEAPEPTEDGREVRVDEGISLVKSEDGSQLIFSGFGLFLSKKSERLLARKGKDVIYQFPLFRLQEVVVGSKGITVSSDLLQELCVRGVRLSFLDSTGKPYAMVTSPMLTATVQTRREQILALTDRRGLEFSKAVVLGKVKNQERLLRYFGKHIKKEDEERFRKIEAIVGQLRGLWKKVPRIDATSVAEARGTLMGTEGTAGRLYWDGVKEIVGHKVEFFGREHRGAQDAVNSLLNYGYGILYSQVWGAVLNAGLEPFAGFLHVDRPGKPSLVLDLVEEFRQPVVDRSVIACVNLGMDIGMKDGLLDAETRRRIGERIIERLYTEEPYRGKQYQIRSIIQMQARRLAAFLRGAGPYKAFSFKW